The following are from one region of the Gryllotalpicola protaetiae genome:
- a CDS encoding PadR family transcriptional regulator, giving the protein MATESRRSQLLRGVLDLCLLAVLNEGPAYGYEMTKRLRERGLGSVGEGSIYPLLGRLERDGLVETYRAASDGGPPRKYYRPSRAGLLALALGVSEWRTARDEVDAVLSEVRIEVAS; this is encoded by the coding sequence ATGGCAACCGAGAGTCGACGCAGCCAGCTGCTCAGAGGGGTGCTCGACCTGTGCCTGCTGGCGGTGCTGAACGAGGGCCCCGCATACGGCTACGAGATGACCAAGCGGCTGCGCGAGCGCGGCCTTGGGTCGGTAGGCGAAGGTTCGATCTACCCGCTGCTGGGGCGGCTCGAGCGAGACGGGCTCGTCGAGACCTACCGCGCGGCGAGCGACGGCGGGCCGCCACGGAAGTACTACCGTCCGTCCCGAGCGGGGCTGCTCGCCCTCGCGCTCGGAGTCTCGGAATGGCGCACGGCCCGCGACGAGGTCGACGCCGTGCTCTCGGAAGTGAGGATCGAGGTGGCGTCATGA
- a CDS encoding Lrp/AsnC family transcriptional regulator gives MDATDRKILSELQLDGRLSLTELADRINLSLSPTHRRLRELESSGAIRGYRAVVAPEALGLTFETLVFVTLKQEDKPTITAFENAVAEVPHILLAQRLFGDPDYLLRVMTQSLEAYAQLQDEVLSSLPGVGRMNSTLVMKSIVDDRPLPA, from the coding sequence GTGGACGCGACGGACCGCAAGATTCTTTCCGAGCTTCAGCTCGACGGCCGTCTGAGCCTCACCGAGCTCGCCGACCGCATCAATCTGAGCCTCTCGCCGACGCATCGGCGGCTGCGCGAGTTGGAGTCGTCCGGCGCGATCCGCGGCTACCGCGCTGTGGTCGCCCCGGAGGCGCTCGGCCTGACCTTCGAGACCCTCGTCTTCGTGACGCTCAAGCAGGAGGACAAGCCGACGATCACAGCCTTCGAGAATGCCGTCGCCGAGGTGCCCCACATCCTGCTCGCGCAACGGCTGTTCGGCGACCCGGACTACCTGCTGCGCGTGATGACGCAGAGCCTCGAAGCGTACGCCCAGCTGCAGGACGAGGTCCTGTCGTCCCTTCCCGGCGTCGGGCGGATGAACTCCACGCTGGTCATGAAGTCGATCGTCGACGACCGGCCGCTTCCTGCGTAG
- a CDS encoding LysE family translocator encodes MNISLLLAFWGVVALLIAVPGPDWAYVLAAGLRDRSPFPAVAGIVLGYIGLTAAVAAGVGALVAHTPALLTAITIAGAAYLVYLGVSVLRRPAGVHGASGQASVSPPPLTRVARGVGVSGLNPKGLLVFVAILPQFTDTAAGWPIAAQLAALGLVFAATCAAFYSGLGALAHAVLGLRPVVVTIISRVSGVAMVVVGVAMAVERIVQIG; translated from the coding sequence ATGAATATCTCGCTGCTGCTCGCGTTCTGGGGTGTGGTGGCGCTGCTCATCGCCGTGCCGGGCCCGGACTGGGCCTATGTGCTCGCCGCCGGCCTGCGCGATCGCAGCCCGTTCCCGGCCGTCGCCGGGATCGTGCTCGGCTATATCGGGCTCACGGCTGCCGTCGCGGCCGGCGTCGGCGCCCTCGTCGCTCACACGCCCGCCCTGCTGACGGCGATCACGATCGCCGGCGCGGCGTATCTGGTTTATCTCGGCGTGAGCGTGCTGCGCCGGCCGGCGGGCGTGCACGGGGCTTCGGGGCAGGCATCCGTCTCACCGCCGCCGCTCACCCGCGTGGCGCGCGGCGTCGGCGTCAGCGGCCTGAACCCGAAGGGGCTGCTGGTGTTCGTCGCGATTCTGCCGCAGTTCACCGACACCGCCGCCGGGTGGCCCATCGCGGCGCAACTCGCGGCGCTCGGCCTCGTCTTCGCGGCGACCTGCGCGGCGTTCTACAGCGGCCTCGGCGCCCTCGCGCACGCCGTGCTGGGGTTGAGGCCCGTCGTCGTCACGATCATCTCGCGCGTCAGCGGGGTCGCGATGGTCGTCGTCGGGGTCGCAATGGCTGTGGAGCGGATCGTGCAGATCGGGTGA
- a CDS encoding fibronectin type III domain-containing protein has translation MRIRVAMRASAAAVVALVGVPLASRADATDPVTVNVNGADIASAARNVNGLTFKGFGILSGNSTSALLLDYKSQHPDQYWQLIETLFGGTHPIMNTVKIEMGDDRNSSTGPEASTMRTRDEYPNVEREPGFQLAADAQKVATGKIQISILRWSRPAWVTDDQDQYIWFKNTVLAAYRQYGIMVDSINPDTNETGSPNAQLYKDFSGWLRTDTKGYEGATATDPNNGFASAEEEQLFHSIKTIAADTVGTPPVAFDNQLTSSTDSSLRDAVDVVGFHYSSADDSNGNLKKLAQTYDKEIWNSEGQSTFSSSADRPNNNTSDEEGGTGTQFGGVNSALEMANWITTGFAASNRTLSIFQPAIGSFYDGFQYSSKELVSARDPWSGWIYYDGGLAVLEQFTQFATLGWENSDNTAGIWRAIPQASGSQLGTGNPPSGARQGGASYTTLAAPDASDFSTVMVNDSKFTKTYRITTNGLNLGDDKTMELWETRAADDGEAYDANYVRPVDEISPAADGSYTVTVKPWSTLTATTLDHAVKGPDGALTARAGYGDTLPTSKEYTDADGARDVLDTDSTGNRNGVTDDDFLYADDFDYSEEGDVKTYDPATGTLVDSGESFLNSRGSEPKPAGTPSVQNEDNGAIPRYTDDTNGAFESVATSDAAHGRVLRQQVGPGMIGGAWNSGDPETTIGDSRWANYTVSTDVQFEATGTGEYATVGAREQGGTANGESVSVAELKVDPTGAWTFQRYGTPIASGTASSIPATAFKTGAGVWNNIAVKVAGPVYAAYLNGVQIAAYTDASPQATGRIQLGSSFNFVDFDNLKVTTVPGYTPYETTLIDGMHQTSWENNSVPVLQFDSGWNNTNGQGMYEYQRTSATSTRKGASMTYTFTGTGLDIIGTNSGKPTLDVSVDGADIERSAPTLSAGSERTAFTLRGLKNGPHTVVLTTATADPFNVDAVGVITANADSTKVDTSGLAAAVNHADALDQTDYSTDSWAQLALALTDARAAVADPSGFGLDAEGAAAIATRLASAVDALVPKDVSADVTDVGTVAITAPDRKLPTSLTIDGTSMAVTWSASGLATAKTAAELTTFVATGQTSDRLPSGVYQRFTATVLVTPGDLTYFIDSGSSGATAGSEYSAVAAAFPELRNATSDQKWDGKTSGTTWGYSSPSTTIAAGSPQDWGSSYLGADYNKPITYHLTLPAGSYNVVGVQAPRAGLTTNIYSKVTVGNASTTKSAVSTGSATPVAQQITLDAASVVNLEFGTTGTSGYNARLALVYVQVVPRNVGVQGALGVKDDLPDTVKVNGTDEPVIWDADSAAQARTELAELTVTGRLSDTNAPVVASYEVIPQGLAYFIDSGTGGVDSPEYAAVKAAVPTLRNDKVDQASTAEDQWGYVADGMETKAGTDINDKYSTGLYQDTTKLEYHLPLDAGTYTLTGGFTEWWGLNRTMNQTVSVGGTELAKGNIPLSGSSTPLTAGLTFTLAAPATVDYVVTNEGAGSQLPVISWLAVADVTLPGAPGNVTATATGDTSIKVTWDAPSPTGLGFSGYRVYDGDGTTPVCETASTQCSITGLNLGSTHTYRVSGVNQVGEGALSVATAPIVLPEVPSNDGALASPAQGILSSNNGWDTGLQDGDFQITMNMWWGVNGSLFKLYQNGGLVKSVRLSMATPSAQKAVVDISGLKNGTYTFTGALVNSKGTTATTPLTVTVTDANPGVPVLSSDNWDNDGTYEISANLWWGTNATSYTFLENGVEVSSGKLTAATPGAQTAVLAVTNKAVGTYIYTVEFTNAAGTTVSSPLTVNVLTGSGPAAVGHGLKMS, from the coding sequence ATGCGAATCAGAGTGGCGATGCGCGCAAGCGCCGCCGCAGTTGTCGCACTCGTCGGAGTGCCTCTGGCGTCCCGTGCTGATGCGACAGATCCGGTGACCGTGAACGTCAACGGGGCGGATATCGCGTCGGCCGCGAGGAATGTGAATGGGCTCACCTTCAAGGGCTTCGGAATACTGTCCGGAAACTCTACGAGCGCACTGCTCCTTGACTACAAATCCCAGCATCCCGATCAGTACTGGCAACTCATCGAGACCTTGTTCGGCGGGACGCACCCGATCATGAACACCGTCAAGATCGAAATGGGTGACGATCGCAACTCGTCGACAGGACCCGAAGCGTCGACTATGCGCACACGAGACGAATACCCCAACGTGGAGCGTGAACCCGGTTTCCAGCTCGCAGCGGACGCGCAGAAGGTCGCGACCGGCAAGATCCAGATCAGCATTCTCCGCTGGAGCCGGCCGGCCTGGGTGACAGACGATCAGGACCAGTACATCTGGTTCAAGAACACCGTGCTCGCCGCGTACCGCCAGTACGGGATCATGGTCGACTCGATCAACCCGGACACCAACGAGACCGGATCGCCGAACGCGCAGCTCTACAAGGACTTCTCTGGCTGGCTACGCACCGACACCAAGGGGTATGAGGGCGCGACGGCGACCGACCCGAACAATGGATTCGCCTCGGCCGAGGAAGAGCAGCTCTTCCACAGCATCAAGACCATCGCCGCCGACACAGTCGGCACCCCGCCGGTCGCTTTCGACAATCAGCTGACATCGAGCACTGACTCGTCACTACGAGATGCTGTGGATGTCGTCGGATTCCACTACAGCAGCGCCGACGACAGCAACGGCAATCTCAAGAAACTGGCGCAGACCTACGACAAGGAGATCTGGAACTCCGAAGGCCAGTCGACCTTCTCCAGCTCGGCCGACAGGCCCAACAACAACACCAGCGATGAGGAAGGGGGAACCGGAACCCAGTTCGGCGGCGTGAACAGCGCGCTCGAAATGGCCAACTGGATCACGACCGGCTTCGCGGCCTCGAACCGCACCCTCAGCATCTTCCAGCCGGCAATCGGATCCTTCTACGACGGCTTCCAGTACTCGTCGAAGGAACTCGTGAGCGCGCGCGACCCGTGGTCCGGGTGGATTTACTACGACGGCGGCTTGGCGGTCCTGGAGCAGTTCACCCAGTTCGCAACGCTCGGTTGGGAGAACTCCGACAACACCGCTGGGATCTGGCGTGCGATCCCGCAGGCATCAGGCAGCCAGCTGGGCACGGGCAACCCGCCGAGCGGCGCCAGGCAGGGCGGTGCGTCGTATACGACTCTCGCCGCTCCGGACGCATCCGACTTCTCGACCGTGATGGTCAACGACAGCAAGTTCACGAAGACCTACCGCATCACCACCAATGGGCTCAATCTCGGCGATGACAAGACGATGGAGCTCTGGGAAACGCGCGCGGCCGATGACGGCGAGGCGTATGACGCGAACTATGTTCGACCCGTCGACGAGATCTCGCCCGCGGCCGACGGCTCATACACCGTCACAGTGAAGCCCTGGTCGACGCTGACCGCCACCACGCTGGACCACGCGGTCAAGGGGCCTGACGGAGCGCTCACGGCGAGGGCCGGCTATGGCGACACGTTGCCGACCTCGAAGGAATACACCGACGCGGACGGCGCGCGCGATGTGCTCGACACCGATTCGACCGGCAACCGCAACGGCGTGACCGATGACGACTTCCTCTACGCGGACGATTTCGACTACAGCGAGGAAGGTGACGTCAAGACCTACGACCCCGCAACCGGAACCCTCGTGGACAGCGGCGAATCGTTCCTGAACAGCCGCGGCAGCGAGCCGAAACCGGCTGGCACCCCGAGCGTTCAGAACGAGGACAATGGCGCGATCCCCAGATACACGGACGACACGAACGGCGCATTCGAATCCGTTGCGACTTCGGACGCGGCGCACGGTCGCGTGCTCCGCCAACAGGTCGGACCCGGCATGATCGGCGGCGCGTGGAACAGCGGAGACCCCGAGACGACGATCGGCGATTCCCGATGGGCGAACTACACGGTCTCCACTGACGTCCAGTTCGAAGCCACTGGAACGGGCGAGTACGCCACCGTCGGTGCGCGCGAGCAAGGCGGCACAGCCAACGGTGAGAGCGTGTCGGTCGCTGAGCTGAAGGTCGATCCAACGGGCGCCTGGACGTTCCAGCGATACGGCACCCCCATCGCCAGTGGGACCGCCTCAAGCATCCCTGCCACCGCTTTCAAGACGGGAGCAGGGGTCTGGAACAACATCGCGGTGAAGGTGGCTGGGCCCGTCTACGCGGCCTATCTCAATGGAGTTCAGATCGCCGCCTATACGGATGCTTCACCGCAAGCCACCGGCCGAATCCAGCTCGGATCCAGCTTCAACTTCGTCGACTTCGACAACCTCAAGGTGACCACGGTTCCCGGCTACACGCCGTATGAGACGACCCTCATCGATGGCATGCACCAGACGAGTTGGGAGAACAACTCCGTTCCGGTTCTTCAATTCGACAGCGGGTGGAACAACACCAACGGCCAGGGAATGTACGAGTACCAGCGCACTTCGGCCACGAGCACGCGCAAGGGCGCATCGATGACGTACACGTTCACCGGCACCGGGCTCGATATCATCGGCACGAACTCGGGCAAGCCGACGCTCGATGTCTCCGTGGACGGGGCTGACATCGAACGGTCTGCTCCCACCCTCAGCGCCGGAAGCGAGCGCACCGCGTTCACGCTGCGCGGTCTCAAGAACGGCCCCCACACCGTGGTGCTGACAACGGCCACCGCCGATCCGTTCAACGTCGACGCCGTCGGCGTGATCACGGCGAATGCCGACTCGACAAAGGTGGACACGAGCGGCCTCGCGGCAGCCGTCAATCATGCGGATGCGCTCGACCAGACGGATTACAGCACGGACTCCTGGGCTCAGCTCGCACTGGCTCTCACGGATGCTCGTGCTGCTGTGGCTGACCCCTCCGGATTCGGCTTGGATGCGGAAGGGGCGGCTGCGATCGCGACCCGACTCGCTTCCGCGGTCGACGCCCTCGTGCCGAAGGATGTCAGTGCGGATGTGACCGATGTCGGCACTGTGGCGATCACGGCACCCGATCGGAAGCTGCCGACGTCGCTCACGATAGATGGCACAAGCATGGCTGTCACATGGAGTGCGAGCGGGCTCGCGACGGCGAAGACTGCCGCCGAGCTGACCACGTTCGTGGCAACGGGGCAGACATCCGACCGGTTGCCGTCCGGTGTCTATCAACGCTTCACCGCCACTGTTCTCGTTACGCCCGGTGATCTGACCTACTTCATCGACTCGGGATCGTCAGGTGCCACCGCTGGGTCAGAGTATTCGGCAGTTGCGGCCGCCTTCCCCGAGTTGCGCAACGCCACCAGCGACCAGAAGTGGGACGGGAAGACCTCGGGCACGACGTGGGGCTACTCGTCGCCGTCGACGACCATTGCGGCCGGTTCCCCGCAGGACTGGGGTTCGTCCTATCTCGGAGCCGACTACAACAAGCCGATCACTTACCACCTCACTCTGCCCGCCGGCAGCTACAACGTCGTCGGCGTCCAAGCGCCGCGAGCGGGGCTCACCACGAACATCTACTCAAAGGTGACAGTCGGAAACGCATCGACCACGAAGTCCGCGGTGTCGACGGGTTCGGCCACGCCGGTCGCTCAGCAGATCACCCTCGATGCGGCATCCGTCGTGAATCTGGAATTCGGGACGACAGGAACAAGTGGGTACAACGCACGGCTCGCACTGGTCTATGTGCAGGTCGTGCCCCGCAACGTCGGCGTCCAGGGCGCATTGGGCGTCAAGGATGACCTGCCTGACACGGTGAAGGTCAACGGAACCGACGAGCCTGTGATCTGGGACGCGGATTCCGCGGCGCAGGCGCGGACGGAGCTCGCGGAGCTCACTGTGACAGGGCGGCTCAGCGACACCAACGCTCCCGTGGTGGCGAGCTACGAGGTGATTCCGCAGGGACTGGCCTACTTCATCGACTCAGGCACCGGCGGGGTCGACTCGCCAGAGTACGCCGCGGTGAAGGCAGCGGTCCCCACCTTGCGCAACGACAAGGTCGATCAGGCCTCGACTGCCGAAGACCAGTGGGGCTATGTCGCAGACGGGATGGAGACCAAGGCGGGAACGGATATCAACGACAAGTACTCGACCGGCCTCTACCAGGACACCACGAAACTCGAATATCACCTGCCGCTGGATGCCGGCACGTATACGTTGACCGGCGGATTCACCGAGTGGTGGGGGCTGAACCGCACGATGAACCAAACGGTGTCGGTGGGAGGCACGGAACTTGCGAAGGGCAACATCCCGCTGTCCGGTTCGAGCACCCCTCTCACGGCGGGACTCACCTTCACGCTCGCGGCTCCTGCCACGGTTGACTACGTCGTGACCAACGAGGGCGCGGGCAGCCAGCTGCCGGTCATCTCGTGGCTCGCCGTCGCGGATGTGACGCTTCCCGGCGCGCCGGGAAACGTCACGGCCACCGCCACCGGAGACACCTCGATCAAAGTGACGTGGGATGCCCCGAGCCCGACCGGTCTGGGGTTCTCCGGGTACCGCGTCTACGACGGAGACGGGACGACGCCCGTTTGCGAGACGGCGAGCACGCAGTGCTCCATCACGGGATTGAACCTCGGATCGACGCATACCTATCGCGTATCGGGAGTCAACCAGGTCGGCGAAGGAGCGCTCTCCGTAGCAACCGCACCGATCGTGCTACCCGAAGTTCCCTCGAATGACGGTGCTCTCGCCAGTCCCGCCCAGGGCATCCTGTCGTCAAACAACGGCTGGGACACCGGTCTCCAGGACGGCGATTTCCAGATCACCATGAACATGTGGTGGGGGGTGAACGGGTCGCTCTTCAAGCTCTATCAGAACGGAGGCCTGGTGAAGTCGGTGCGCCTGAGCATGGCGACGCCGAGCGCACAGAAGGCCGTCGTCGACATTTCGGGGCTCAAGAACGGCACGTACACCTTCACGGGCGCGCTGGTGAACTCGAAGGGCACGACGGCGACCACGCCGCTCACGGTCACGGTGACGGACGCCAACCCTGGCGTGCCGGTTCTGTCGTCCGACAACTGGGACAACGACGGCACGTACGAGATCAGCGCGAACCTGTGGTGGGGCACGAATGCCACCTCATACACGTTCCTGGAGAACGGCGTCGAGGTCTCGTCAGGGAAGCTCACCGCAGCGACGCCCGGTGCGCAGACGGCCGTTCTGGCGGTGACCAATAAGGCAGTCGGCACGTACATCTACACGGTCGAGTTCACCAATGCGGCCGGCACGACAGTGAGTTCGCCGCTGACCGTGAACGTGCTGACGGGCTCGGGGCCCGCGGCCGTCGGGCACGGACTGAAAATGTCCTAG
- a CDS encoding lysylphosphatidylglycerol synthase domain-containing protein: MTHTSPGTPPPTGQPATRSVGTRWAIRLALLVLAALVVIAAIRLVRNLDFATIGGALERLTWWQLLGLLGVLLIRQVLSATPLRVYIPDISLWRATVNDLSAMTAAAFAPAPSDIALRIAIFTSWGVPTPTAVAGSVLNALSLFIVRFAAPLGGFALIAIVGEKLGVRAIDLLSLAVSAALVTMVVLVARAESSAVRIGRWGGRVARRVRRGVDPESWGEAFAAFQRGIAGNLRRRLPRGLLGVAAMILADLTLLTLALRFVGVDPSEASLVTIAAAFFFAYPLTLFPVQGAGVVDVAILLALSAASGDGIVETATAGLLIWRAYTIAGSFLLGAIAVLVWRGGVRRRRQETPAEAAASSGRPQS, from the coding sequence ATGACACACACGAGCCCCGGCACGCCTCCGCCTACCGGACAACCCGCCACACGGTCCGTCGGGACGCGCTGGGCGATCCGCCTTGCCCTGCTCGTGCTCGCCGCCCTCGTCGTCATCGCCGCGATCCGGCTGGTTCGCAATCTCGACTTCGCGACGATCGGCGGAGCCCTGGAGCGCCTCACCTGGTGGCAGCTGCTCGGGTTGCTGGGTGTTCTGCTGATCCGCCAGGTTCTCAGCGCGACGCCGTTGCGGGTGTACATCCCCGATATCTCGCTGTGGCGCGCCACCGTGAACGACCTCAGCGCGATGACCGCGGCTGCCTTCGCCCCCGCGCCGAGCGACATCGCGCTGCGGATTGCGATCTTCACCTCATGGGGCGTCCCGACGCCGACCGCGGTCGCGGGGTCGGTGCTGAATGCGCTGTCGCTGTTCATCGTCCGCTTCGCCGCGCCACTCGGCGGCTTCGCGCTCATCGCGATCGTGGGCGAGAAGCTGGGCGTCCGGGCGATCGACCTGCTCAGCCTCGCCGTGTCGGCCGCCCTGGTGACGATGGTGGTGCTCGTCGCCAGGGCCGAGTCCTCGGCCGTGCGCATCGGCCGGTGGGGCGGGCGGGTCGCGCGGCGAGTGCGGCGCGGCGTCGATCCTGAGAGCTGGGGCGAGGCTTTCGCGGCCTTCCAGCGCGGCATCGCTGGCAATCTGCGCCGCCGGCTGCCGCGCGGCCTGCTCGGCGTCGCTGCCATGATCCTCGCGGATCTCACGCTGCTGACCCTGGCGCTGCGGTTCGTCGGCGTCGACCCGTCCGAGGCATCCCTGGTCACCATCGCGGCCGCGTTCTTCTTCGCCTACCCGTTGACCCTTTTCCCGGTGCAGGGCGCCGGCGTCGTCGATGTCGCGATCTTGCTCGCGCTGTCGGCGGCCAGCGGCGATGGCATCGTGGAGACGGCGACCGCCGGGCTGCTGATCTGGCGGGCATACACGATCGCAGGGTCGTTCCTGCTCGGCGCGATCGCCGTGCTGGTCTGGCGCGGCGGCGTGCGCCGCCGCCGCCAGGAGACACCTGCCGAGGCCGCCGCATCATCCGGCCGGCCGCAGAGCTGA
- the radA gene encoding DNA repair protein RadA — protein MPKTATNFACTECGWSTSKWAGRCAECGEWNTVIEAAAPTGILRALNPVAIGGDRRARPINEIETDAASHWPSGIVEFDRVLGGGIVPGAAILLSGEPGVGKSTLLLEVASKAAAAYDRVLYVSAEESASQVRLRAERTGALHDNLYLAAETELGAIVGQIDAVKPGLVIVDSVQTVSSENVGGLAGGPARVREVAVTLIRVAKERNVPVLLVGHVTKDGNVAGPRLLEHLVDVVCQFEGDRQTPLRFVRALKNRFGPTDEVGCFEMTADGIAEVPDPSGLFLSRSVIPVSGTCVTIAMEGRRPLPVEVQALVVPTEASNPRRITSGVDPARVAMLIAVLDRRGGLEALRKSDVYVSTVGGVRVTEPAADLAIALAIASATTGGTVANETAAFGEISLAGDIRPAPAGKQRTSEAGRLGFTTLIDADALHVSVAIPKGVKAPAA, from the coding sequence ATGCCGAAGACAGCTACGAACTTCGCCTGCACCGAGTGCGGCTGGTCCACCTCGAAGTGGGCAGGGCGCTGCGCCGAGTGCGGCGAGTGGAACACCGTGATCGAGGCGGCAGCGCCCACCGGCATCCTGCGCGCCCTGAATCCGGTCGCGATCGGCGGCGACCGGCGCGCGCGGCCGATCAATGAGATCGAGACGGATGCTGCGAGCCATTGGCCCAGCGGCATCGTCGAGTTCGATCGTGTGCTGGGCGGCGGCATCGTTCCGGGCGCGGCGATCCTGCTCTCCGGCGAGCCGGGGGTCGGCAAGTCGACGCTGCTGCTCGAGGTCGCGTCGAAGGCGGCGGCGGCCTACGACCGGGTCCTCTATGTCAGCGCGGAAGAGAGCGCGAGCCAGGTGCGGCTGCGTGCCGAGCGCACGGGTGCGCTGCATGACAACCTCTATCTGGCTGCCGAGACCGAGCTCGGGGCGATCGTCGGGCAGATCGACGCGGTGAAGCCGGGGCTCGTCATCGTCGACTCGGTGCAGACGGTCTCGAGCGAGAACGTCGGCGGGCTCGCCGGTGGCCCCGCGCGGGTACGCGAGGTCGCGGTCACGCTGATCAGGGTCGCGAAAGAGCGGAACGTGCCGGTGCTGCTCGTCGGGCACGTGACGAAAGACGGGAACGTCGCGGGGCCGCGCCTGCTCGAGCACCTGGTCGACGTGGTGTGCCAGTTCGAGGGCGATCGCCAGACGCCGCTGCGCTTCGTGCGCGCGCTCAAGAACCGGTTCGGCCCGACCGACGAGGTCGGCTGCTTCGAGATGACCGCAGACGGCATCGCCGAGGTGCCCGACCCGAGCGGCCTGTTCCTCTCGCGCTCCGTCATCCCCGTCTCGGGCACGTGCGTCACCATCGCGATGGAGGGCAGGCGGCCGCTGCCCGTCGAGGTGCAGGCACTCGTCGTCCCGACCGAAGCATCGAACCCGCGGCGCATCACGAGCGGCGTCGACCCGGCGCGCGTCGCGATGCTGATCGCCGTGCTCGACCGCCGCGGCGGCCTCGAGGCGCTGCGCAAAAGCGACGTCTATGTCTCGACGGTCGGCGGGGTGCGGGTCACCGAGCCCGCGGCCGACCTCGCCATCGCCCTCGCGATCGCGAGCGCGACGACGGGCGGAACGGTCGCGAACGAGACGGCGGCGTTCGGCGAGATCAGCCTCGCGGGCGACATCCGCCCCGCCCCCGCCGGCAAGCAGCGCACCAGCGAGGCCGGGCGGCTCGGCTTCACGACCCTCATCGATGCAGACGCCCTGCACGTGAGCGTCGCGATCCCCAAGGGGGTGAAGGCGCCGGCGGCGTAA
- a CDS encoding PP2C family protein-serine/threonine phosphatase, translating into MPHEIDVSAHSAVGRVRSINEDSFLASDPLFFVADGMGGHAFGDRASQAAVAALADRVPAGSEPSPDDVLEAVVDANLAVRALSTHGEIGLAVAGTTLAGVARVLTETGPHWMVVNVGDSRVYSWDGRELTQLTVDHSAVQELVDRGVITEEQAARHPERNVITRALGADDEIEADVWVLPYDQVRTFLICTDGLTKLLTTEMISGILAGDVVFGAEAEGTIAQQLVEAADLAGGYDNITAIVIESHASDAGGDADQTHERGLGVLEETRPRG; encoded by the coding sequence ATGCCGCACGAGATCGACGTCAGCGCGCACAGCGCGGTCGGTCGAGTGCGCTCGATCAACGAGGACTCGTTCCTCGCGAGCGATCCGCTCTTCTTCGTCGCCGACGGCATGGGTGGCCACGCGTTCGGCGACCGCGCCAGCCAGGCGGCCGTCGCCGCCTTGGCCGACCGGGTTCCGGCCGGATCTGAGCCCTCCCCCGACGATGTGCTTGAGGCTGTCGTCGACGCCAATCTGGCGGTGCGCGCGCTCTCGACCCACGGCGAGATCGGACTCGCGGTCGCGGGCACGACCCTCGCGGGCGTCGCCCGCGTGCTCACGGAGACCGGCCCCCACTGGATGGTGGTGAACGTCGGCGACTCACGCGTCTACAGCTGGGACGGGCGCGAGCTCACGCAGCTCACCGTCGACCACTCCGCCGTTCAGGAGCTCGTCGACCGCGGCGTCATCACGGAAGAGCAGGCCGCCCGGCACCCCGAGCGCAACGTCATCACCCGCGCGCTCGGCGCCGACGACGAGATCGAAGCCGATGTCTGGGTGCTGCCGTACGACCAGGTGCGCACCTTCCTGATCTGCACCGACGGCCTCACGAAGCTGCTCACGACGGAGATGATCAGCGGGATTCTGGCCGGCGACGTCGTGTTCGGCGCTGAGGCCGAGGGCACCATCGCGCAGCAGCTGGTCGAGGCCGCGGACCTCGCAGGTGGATATGACAACATCACTGCGATAGTGATTGAATCGCACGCGAGCGACGCGGGCGGCGATGCCGACCAGACGCACGAGCGGGGGCTCGGAGTGCTCGAAGAGACCAGGCCAAGGGGGTAA